The following are from one region of the Salminus brasiliensis chromosome 14, fSalBra1.hap2, whole genome shotgun sequence genome:
- the twist3 gene encoding twist3, which translates to MREEDTCGDFPEGGVLPNEDEAEHRPNKCPVVVAPHVSGGRKRLTSPKKEPSANLNPDDKVGSEGTSTFIHSGPKRPKKSSPSSSSSSSSSSSSLVPVISAGSPLPGQSFEDVHSQRVIANVRERQRTQSLNDAFASLRKIIPTLPSDKLSKIQILKLASRYIDFLYQVLQSDEMDAKLASCNYLAHERLSYAFSVWRMEGAWSMSASH; encoded by the coding sequence ATGAGAGAAGAGGATACCTGTGGTGACTTTCCAGAAGGTGGGGTGCTTCCCAATGAAGACGAAGCAGAACATCGCCCAAACAAATGCCCTGTCGTTGTTGCTCCTCATGTTTCTGGAGGACGAAAGCGATTAACCAGCCCCAAAAAAGAGCCCAGTGCTAATTTGAACCCTGATGACAAAGTAGGATCTGAAGGAACATCTACTTTTATCCATTCAGGCCCAAAACGGCCTAAAAAGAGTTCTCCttcatcttcttcctcttcatcatcatcatcctcctcgcTGGTGCCAGTAATCAGTGCAGGGTCACCACTTCCTGGTCAGTCTTTTGAAGATGTCCACTCTCAGAGAGTCATTGCTAACGTCCGAGAACGGCAGCGTACCCAGTCCCTGAACGACGCCTTTGCCTCCCTGAGGAAGATCATCCCGACCCTGCCCTCAGACAAGCTCAGCAAGATCCAAATCCTCAAACTAGCATCCCGCTACATCGACTTCCTCTACCAGGTGCTTCAGAGTGATGAGATGGACGCCAAACTGGCCAGCTGTAACTATCTTGCCCACGAACGACTGAGCTACGCCTTCTCTGTGTGGAGAATGGAAGGAGCGTGGTCCATGTCTGCTAGCCACTAG